Below is a window of Armatimonadota bacterium DNA.
ACACGCTGCCCGTGCACTCCGCCTACTGGTGGCGGGGGACAGTAGAGGAGGCGGGGGAGACGCTGCTGCTGGTGAAGACGGCCTCCCGCCTCCTGGACGCCCTCACCGCCCGCGTGCGCGCCCTGCACTCCTACTCCGTCCCCGAGGTCATAGCCCTGCCTGTGGT
It encodes the following:
- the cutA gene encoding divalent-cation tolerance protein CutA, which translates into the protein MSGDQVVVFITASSAEEAQRIGRALLDERLAACVNTLPVHSAYWWRGTVEEAGETLLLVKTASRLLDALTARVRALHSYSVPEVIALPVVGGSADYLRWVEESLRP